The following proteins come from a genomic window of Dreissena polymorpha isolate Duluth1 chromosome 1, UMN_Dpol_1.0, whole genome shotgun sequence:
- the LOC127848168 gene encoding uncharacterized protein LOC127848168 isoform X3, whose protein sequence is MDKADYVNDSASVVTDTTVDSDVTRQASPKLLNNLKGLMNTPGRCSTSKDAYTQSTATSPLIPFQVCNTKAMDQYTDSSSEMSEPLIPLISQRAANIILSGCPAISTHVVQTNCQEEQFEESQSLLPQEPSKTPGHERQYFSSISTQNPSNQVLFLKGLKLSQSTGSSQAADSSGSKSKSNKCLKENKEKNSTNNNCFYQKHSFEQKSKPKYKTKTSDVQYFNKKGNPECNNETEVGFYSSQRSTGATVDQAEHIDRLQSRLERLVDTLDKVPRKQMLVIEASVSQCISSLQKNIHGKLQKVESYAQNAVLIKRLICTIQTSLMRITELHKKEKSSLSQCMSQQEPSLTQISTRCSINEPGQGALDDLGKRQGRVLEQLKRQKVLVDILKSHKSSLTKTRCAKTRQVDDGKNTKSKETNKHMSATLAGPSCGNQMPTIGAIKLVQCESSKKDAFNITDPDFNEEEVNAVPSDIYTRKKMVMNSSQDVTIIPDTQETMRTSCKDMFSQDCSTQRDSKQNEHSGSSRSKKILSRNQESNDDGNVITQNASSDIDNNITTGFSQLDKNETQVSVAEIREDQSSLMEDVNDMSVEQDLFSPDLTDNEYECPMNKKDKVAVNKVSPKKNNLKDSGKEKRKLSQEEVDTSVKKIKHAIDTDKLDTHSQSNSRSEMLWLTMLRYNTSTVAHSLSSSKQAVVPRPGSESTTNVNTATLVCESKADKDHCLKNLNLPSSLDRLSESSTRKEIKQTEDYERYPMDEIDNKLHKTVNNSLSVNSGNSSLEIKGGNNSLIVNSRDISPHSTMALQSPEANNRNNVSVTMETMMSPQSHTLPGETWENLSPTCTSMSSDVFVVKTRDLAQRFRQRNELVKHSQAMQPSKDGVNSNVVKLQPSKGGIHFNVAQLQPSKASNVIISTVHQVESLKGKMIESSNKDNCTITDAIDAVIQKSRTLANNVESNMSTFDGFTKPNLPDHTLSAGVYTDVRKSLVNTGIESLPSLTKMIKYGLLIPGKNVLSVLIKDKVHKASLTAAGKIQTPDGLVYSNSSQWLSTLSEGASIKKKKAYQRIMYSGRTLISICQCPTVHGTKFVQSGIRGTRQQLTTSKEVQVNEQELQLNKGNGLTAEERQLNEILTNCLVKLLKDSDLLPNSSLPENFWEADYAKLKLPISLWESVDDW, encoded by the exons ATGGATAAGGCAGACTATGTTAATGATTCTGCAAGTGTTGTGACGGACACAACTGTGGACTCAGATGTCACTAGACAAGCTTCCCCGAAATTGTTGAACAATTTAAAAGG ATTGATGAATACGCCTGGCAGATGTTCAACAAGCAAAG ATGCCTATACACAATCAACAGCAACCTCTCCATTGATACCATTTCAAGTTTGTAATACAAAA GCAATGGACCAGTATACAGACAGCAGCTCAGAGATGTCAGAGCCCTTGATACCTTTGATATCTCAGAGAGCAGCCAACATAATACTATCAGGGTGTCCTGCAATCTCCACACATGTTGTACAG ACTAATTGCCAAGAGGAACAGTTTGAGGAAAGCCAGAGTCTACTTCCACAGGAACCATCTAAAACACCAGGACATGAAAGGCAGTACTTCAGCAGCATATCCACACAGAACCCTAGCAACCAGGTATTGTTTCTGAAGGGTCTGAAACTGTCTCAGTCCACTGGAAGTTCACAAGCAGCTGATTCAAGTGGATCCAAATCAAAGAGCAATAAatgtttgaaagaaaataaagaaaaaaactcCACAAACAATAACTGCTTTTACCAAAAACATTCATTTGAACAAAAAAGCAAGcctaaatacaaaacaaaaactagTGATGTTCAGTACTTTAACAAAAAAGGGAATCCAGAGTGCAATAATGAGACAGAAGTGGGTTTTTACAGCTCACAGAGATCTACTGGTGCAACTGTAGACCAAGCAGAACACATAGATAGGTTACAAAGCAGACTAGAACGCCTTGTTGACACACTGGATAAAGTTCCTCGAAAACag ATGCTGGTAATAGAAGCCTCTGTAAGCCAGTGCATCAGCAGTTTACAGAAAAATATTCATGGCAAGCTCCAGAAAGTGGAGTCTTATGCACAGAATGCag TCTTGATCAAGAGGCTGATCTGCACCATACAAACCAGTTTAATGAGGATAACAGAGTTGCACAAAAAGGAAAAATCATCACTGAGCCAGTGTATGTCCCAACAAGAACCTTCTCTCACACAGATCAGTACAAGGTGTTCAATCAATGAGCCTGGCCAAGGGGCACTGGATGACCTTGGGAAACGACAGGGCCGTGTTTTGGAGCAGCTGAAACGTCAGAAGGTCCTTGTAGACATACTGAAGTCTCACAAGAG TTCACTAACAAAAACTAGATGTGCAAAAACAAGACAAGTGGATGATGGAAAGAACACCAAATCAAAAGAAACTAACAAGCACATGTCTGCAACACTAGCTGGACCCAGTTGCGGCAATCAAATGCCAACAATTGGTGCCATTAAACTGGTGCAGTGTGAAAGTAGTAAAAAAGACGCTTTTAATATCACTGATCCAGATTTCAATGAAGAGGAGGTCAATGCAGTGCCCAGCGACATATATACAAGGAAGAAAATGGTTATGAATAGCTCTCAAGATGTCACTATTATACCAGATACTCAGGAAACTATGAGAACCAGTTGCAAGGATATGTTCTCACAAGATTGTTCTACACAGAGGGACAGTAAACAAAATGAACACAGTGGTTCCAGCAGATCCAAGAAAATCCTCTCCAGAAATCAAGAAAGCAATGATGATGGGAATGTAATAACGCAAAATGCTTCATCTGATATAGATAACAACATAACTACAGGCTTTTCACAGCTAGATAAGAATGAAACGCAAGTGTCTGTGGCAGAAATAAGGGAAGATCAGAGTTCATTGATGGAGGATGTTAATGATATGTCAGTTGAGCAGGATTTGTTTTCACCAGACCTAACTGACAATGAATATGAATGCCCTATGAACAAAAAGGACAAGGTAGCAGTTAACAAAGTCAGTCCTAAGAAAAATAATCTGAAAGATTCAGGTAAAGAAAAAAGGAAACTATCCCAAGAGGAAGTAGATACTTCTGTTAAGAAAATTAAACATGCTATTGACACAGATAAACTTGATACTCATTCACAGTCTAATTCGAGATCTGAAATGCTTTGGTTAACAATGCTTAGGTATAACACAAGCACTGTAGCCCACTCTCTGTCTTCTAGCAAACAGGCTGTTGTACCAAGACCTGGGTCGGAATCAACAACAAATGTGAACACTGCAACCCTAGTATGTGAAAGCAAAGCTGATAAAGACCATTGTCTAAAGAATCTAAACCTACCTTCCAGTCTGGATAGATTAAGTGAAAGTAGTACTAGGAAGGAAATAAAACAGACAGAAGACTATGAGAGATACCCTATGGATGAAATTGATAACAAATTACATAAGACTGTAAATAATTCACTTTCTGTAAACAGTGGAAATagttcacttgaaataaaaggAGGAAATAATTCACTCATTGTAAACAGTAGAGACATCAGTCCTCATTCGACTATGGCTTTGCAATCACCAGAAGCAAACAATAGGAACAATGTGTCTGTTACCATGGAAACCATGATGTCACCTCAAAGTCATACATTGCCTGGAGAAACGTGGGAGAACTTGTCACCCACTTGCACTTCTATGAGCTCAGACGTGTTTGTAGTGAAAACAAGAGATCTGGCACAAAGATTCAGGCAAAGAAATGAACTGGTAAAACACAGCCAGGCCATGCAGCCAAGTAAGGATGGGGTGAACTCTAATGTTGTAAAATTGCAGCCTAGTAAGGGTGGGATCCACTTTAATGTTGCACAATTACAGCCAAGCAAAGCATCAAATGTAATAATATCTACTGTGCATCAGGTTGAGTCATTGAAGGGGAAAATGATTGAATCAAGCAATAAAGATAACTGTACCATCACTGATGCTATTGATGCAGTTATTCAGAAGTCACGAACATTGGCTAACAATGTGGAGTCAAACATGAGCACATTTGATGGTTTTACAAAACCTAACTTACCTGACCATACACTATCTGCGGGTGTATACACAGATGTTAGAAAGTCATTAGTCAATACTGGAATAGAGAGCCTTCCTAGCCTGACAAAGATGATCAAGTACGGTCTTCTTATCCCAGGAAAAAATGTGCTAAGTGTTCTCATAAAG GACAAGGTACACAAAGCCTCGCTCACCGCTGCAGGTAAGATACAGACCCCAGATGGACTGGTATATTCAAACAGCTCTCAATGGCTGTCAACTCTGTCAGAAGGGGCAAGCATAAAGAAAAAGAAGGCATATCAAAGG ATAATGTACAGTGGCAGAACCCTTATTTCCATCTGTCAGTGTCCCACTGTCCACGGTACCAAGTTTGTCCAGTCAGGAATCAGAGGTACAAGGCAACAACTGACAACAAGCAAAGAAGTTCAGGTCAACGAACAAGAACTGCAACTGAACAAGGGGAATGGATTGACAGCTGAAGAAAGGCAGTTGAATGAGATTTTGACAAACTGTTTAGTAAAGCTCTTAAAAGACTCTGATCTTCTTCCAAACAGTAGTTTACCAGAGAATTTCTGGGAAGCTGATTATGCAAAACTGAAGTTGCCAATTAGTTTATGGGAATCTGTAGATGATTGGTAA
- the LOC127848168 gene encoding uncharacterized protein LOC127848168 isoform X2, producing MYQQLRNLQQISFLKGNHISEANMDKADYVNDSASVVTDTTVDSDVTRQASPKLLNNLKGLMNTPGRCSTSKDAYTQSTATSPLIPFQVCNTKAMDQYTDSSSEMSEPLIPLISQRAANIILSGCPAISTHVVQTNCQEEQFEESQSLLPQEPSKTPGHERQYFSSISTQNPSNQVLFLKGLKLSQSTGSSQAADSSGSKSKSNKCLKENKEKNSTNNNCFYQKHSFEQKSKPKYKTKTSDVQYFNKKGNPECNNETEVGFYSSQRSTGATVDQAEHIDRLQSRLERLVDTLDKVPRKQMLVIEASVSQCISSLQKNIHGKLQKVESYAQNAVLIKRLICTIQTSLMRITELHKKEKSSLSQCMSQQEPSLTQISTRCSINEPGQGALDDLGKRQGRVLEQLKRQKVLVDILKSHKSSLTKTRCAKTRQVDDGKNTKSKETNKHMSATLAGPSCGNQMPTIGAIKLVQCESSKKDAFNITDPDFNEEEVNAVPSDIYTRKKMVMNSSQDVTIIPDTQETMRTSCKDMFSQDCSTQRDSKQNEHSGSSRSKKILSRNQESNDDGNVITQNASSDIDNNITTGFSQLDKNETQVSVAEIREDQSSLMEDVNDMSVEQDLFSPDLTDNEYECPMNKKDKVAVNKVSPKKNNLKDSGKEKRKLSQEEVDTSVKKIKHAIDTDKLDTHSQSNSRSEMLWLTMLRYNTSTVAHSLSSSKQAVVPRPGSESTTNVNTATLVCESKADKDHCLKNLNLPSSLDRLSESSTRKEIKQTEDYERYPMDEIDNKLHKTVNNSLSVNSGNSSLEIKGGNNSLIVNSRDISPHSTMALQSPEANNRNNVSVTMETMMSPQSHTLPGETWENLSPTCTSMSSDVFVVKTRDLAQRFRQRNELVKHSQAMQPSKDGVNSNVVKLQPSKGGIHFNVAQLQPSKASNVIISTVHQVESLKGKMIESSNKDNCTITDAIDAVIQKSRTLANNVESNMSTFDGFTKPNLPDHTLSAGVYTDVRKSLVNTGIESLPSLTKMIKYGLLIPGKNVLSVLIKDKVHKASLTAAGKIQTPDGLVYSNSSQWLSTLSEGASIKKKKAYQRIMYSGRTLISICQCPTVHGTKFVQSGIRGTRQQLTTSKEVQVNEQELQLNKGNGLTAEERQLNEILTNCLVKLLKDSDLLPNSSLPENFWEADYAKLKLPISLWESVDDW from the exons ATGTATCAGCAACTGAGAAATCTACAACAAATTAGCTTTCTGAAAG gtAACCACATATCTGAAGCAAACATGGATAAGGCAGACTATGTTAATGATTCTGCAAGTGTTGTGACGGACACAACTGTGGACTCAGATGTCACTAGACAAGCTTCCCCGAAATTGTTGAACAATTTAAAAGG ATTGATGAATACGCCTGGCAGATGTTCAACAAGCAAAG ATGCCTATACACAATCAACAGCAACCTCTCCATTGATACCATTTCAAGTTTGTAATACAAAA GCAATGGACCAGTATACAGACAGCAGCTCAGAGATGTCAGAGCCCTTGATACCTTTGATATCTCAGAGAGCAGCCAACATAATACTATCAGGGTGTCCTGCAATCTCCACACATGTTGTACAG ACTAATTGCCAAGAGGAACAGTTTGAGGAAAGCCAGAGTCTACTTCCACAGGAACCATCTAAAACACCAGGACATGAAAGGCAGTACTTCAGCAGCATATCCACACAGAACCCTAGCAACCAGGTATTGTTTCTGAAGGGTCTGAAACTGTCTCAGTCCACTGGAAGTTCACAAGCAGCTGATTCAAGTGGATCCAAATCAAAGAGCAATAAatgtttgaaagaaaataaagaaaaaaactcCACAAACAATAACTGCTTTTACCAAAAACATTCATTTGAACAAAAAAGCAAGcctaaatacaaaacaaaaactagTGATGTTCAGTACTTTAACAAAAAAGGGAATCCAGAGTGCAATAATGAGACAGAAGTGGGTTTTTACAGCTCACAGAGATCTACTGGTGCAACTGTAGACCAAGCAGAACACATAGATAGGTTACAAAGCAGACTAGAACGCCTTGTTGACACACTGGATAAAGTTCCTCGAAAACag ATGCTGGTAATAGAAGCCTCTGTAAGCCAGTGCATCAGCAGTTTACAGAAAAATATTCATGGCAAGCTCCAGAAAGTGGAGTCTTATGCACAGAATGCag TCTTGATCAAGAGGCTGATCTGCACCATACAAACCAGTTTAATGAGGATAACAGAGTTGCACAAAAAGGAAAAATCATCACTGAGCCAGTGTATGTCCCAACAAGAACCTTCTCTCACACAGATCAGTACAAGGTGTTCAATCAATGAGCCTGGCCAAGGGGCACTGGATGACCTTGGGAAACGACAGGGCCGTGTTTTGGAGCAGCTGAAACGTCAGAAGGTCCTTGTAGACATACTGAAGTCTCACAAGAG TTCACTAACAAAAACTAGATGTGCAAAAACAAGACAAGTGGATGATGGAAAGAACACCAAATCAAAAGAAACTAACAAGCACATGTCTGCAACACTAGCTGGACCCAGTTGCGGCAATCAAATGCCAACAATTGGTGCCATTAAACTGGTGCAGTGTGAAAGTAGTAAAAAAGACGCTTTTAATATCACTGATCCAGATTTCAATGAAGAGGAGGTCAATGCAGTGCCCAGCGACATATATACAAGGAAGAAAATGGTTATGAATAGCTCTCAAGATGTCACTATTATACCAGATACTCAGGAAACTATGAGAACCAGTTGCAAGGATATGTTCTCACAAGATTGTTCTACACAGAGGGACAGTAAACAAAATGAACACAGTGGTTCCAGCAGATCCAAGAAAATCCTCTCCAGAAATCAAGAAAGCAATGATGATGGGAATGTAATAACGCAAAATGCTTCATCTGATATAGATAACAACATAACTACAGGCTTTTCACAGCTAGATAAGAATGAAACGCAAGTGTCTGTGGCAGAAATAAGGGAAGATCAGAGTTCATTGATGGAGGATGTTAATGATATGTCAGTTGAGCAGGATTTGTTTTCACCAGACCTAACTGACAATGAATATGAATGCCCTATGAACAAAAAGGACAAGGTAGCAGTTAACAAAGTCAGTCCTAAGAAAAATAATCTGAAAGATTCAGGTAAAGAAAAAAGGAAACTATCCCAAGAGGAAGTAGATACTTCTGTTAAGAAAATTAAACATGCTATTGACACAGATAAACTTGATACTCATTCACAGTCTAATTCGAGATCTGAAATGCTTTGGTTAACAATGCTTAGGTATAACACAAGCACTGTAGCCCACTCTCTGTCTTCTAGCAAACAGGCTGTTGTACCAAGACCTGGGTCGGAATCAACAACAAATGTGAACACTGCAACCCTAGTATGTGAAAGCAAAGCTGATAAAGACCATTGTCTAAAGAATCTAAACCTACCTTCCAGTCTGGATAGATTAAGTGAAAGTAGTACTAGGAAGGAAATAAAACAGACAGAAGACTATGAGAGATACCCTATGGATGAAATTGATAACAAATTACATAAGACTGTAAATAATTCACTTTCTGTAAACAGTGGAAATagttcacttgaaataaaaggAGGAAATAATTCACTCATTGTAAACAGTAGAGACATCAGTCCTCATTCGACTATGGCTTTGCAATCACCAGAAGCAAACAATAGGAACAATGTGTCTGTTACCATGGAAACCATGATGTCACCTCAAAGTCATACATTGCCTGGAGAAACGTGGGAGAACTTGTCACCCACTTGCACTTCTATGAGCTCAGACGTGTTTGTAGTGAAAACAAGAGATCTGGCACAAAGATTCAGGCAAAGAAATGAACTGGTAAAACACAGCCAGGCCATGCAGCCAAGTAAGGATGGGGTGAACTCTAATGTTGTAAAATTGCAGCCTAGTAAGGGTGGGATCCACTTTAATGTTGCACAATTACAGCCAAGCAAAGCATCAAATGTAATAATATCTACTGTGCATCAGGTTGAGTCATTGAAGGGGAAAATGATTGAATCAAGCAATAAAGATAACTGTACCATCACTGATGCTATTGATGCAGTTATTCAGAAGTCACGAACATTGGCTAACAATGTGGAGTCAAACATGAGCACATTTGATGGTTTTACAAAACCTAACTTACCTGACCATACACTATCTGCGGGTGTATACACAGATGTTAGAAAGTCATTAGTCAATACTGGAATAGAGAGCCTTCCTAGCCTGACAAAGATGATCAAGTACGGTCTTCTTATCCCAGGAAAAAATGTGCTAAGTGTTCTCATAAAG GACAAGGTACACAAAGCCTCGCTCACCGCTGCAGGTAAGATACAGACCCCAGATGGACTGGTATATTCAAACAGCTCTCAATGGCTGTCAACTCTGTCAGAAGGGGCAAGCATAAAGAAAAAGAAGGCATATCAAAGG ATAATGTACAGTGGCAGAACCCTTATTTCCATCTGTCAGTGTCCCACTGTCCACGGTACCAAGTTTGTCCAGTCAGGAATCAGAGGTACAAGGCAACAACTGACAACAAGCAAAGAAGTTCAGGTCAACGAACAAGAACTGCAACTGAACAAGGGGAATGGATTGACAGCTGAAGAAAGGCAGTTGAATGAGATTTTGACAAACTGTTTAGTAAAGCTCTTAAAAGACTCTGATCTTCTTCCAAACAGTAGTTTACCAGAGAATTTCTGGGAAGCTGATTATGCAAAACTGAAGTTGCCAATTAGTTTATGGGAATCTGTAGATGATTGGTAA
- the LOC127848168 gene encoding uncharacterized protein LOC127848168 isoform X1, producing the protein MQNQIVFPMVELLVNTCICNHISEANMDKADYVNDSASVVTDTTVDSDVTRQASPKLLNNLKGLMNTPGRCSTSKDAYTQSTATSPLIPFQVCNTKAMDQYTDSSSEMSEPLIPLISQRAANIILSGCPAISTHVVQTNCQEEQFEESQSLLPQEPSKTPGHERQYFSSISTQNPSNQVLFLKGLKLSQSTGSSQAADSSGSKSKSNKCLKENKEKNSTNNNCFYQKHSFEQKSKPKYKTKTSDVQYFNKKGNPECNNETEVGFYSSQRSTGATVDQAEHIDRLQSRLERLVDTLDKVPRKQMLVIEASVSQCISSLQKNIHGKLQKVESYAQNAVLIKRLICTIQTSLMRITELHKKEKSSLSQCMSQQEPSLTQISTRCSINEPGQGALDDLGKRQGRVLEQLKRQKVLVDILKSHKSSLTKTRCAKTRQVDDGKNTKSKETNKHMSATLAGPSCGNQMPTIGAIKLVQCESSKKDAFNITDPDFNEEEVNAVPSDIYTRKKMVMNSSQDVTIIPDTQETMRTSCKDMFSQDCSTQRDSKQNEHSGSSRSKKILSRNQESNDDGNVITQNASSDIDNNITTGFSQLDKNETQVSVAEIREDQSSLMEDVNDMSVEQDLFSPDLTDNEYECPMNKKDKVAVNKVSPKKNNLKDSGKEKRKLSQEEVDTSVKKIKHAIDTDKLDTHSQSNSRSEMLWLTMLRYNTSTVAHSLSSSKQAVVPRPGSESTTNVNTATLVCESKADKDHCLKNLNLPSSLDRLSESSTRKEIKQTEDYERYPMDEIDNKLHKTVNNSLSVNSGNSSLEIKGGNNSLIVNSRDISPHSTMALQSPEANNRNNVSVTMETMMSPQSHTLPGETWENLSPTCTSMSSDVFVVKTRDLAQRFRQRNELVKHSQAMQPSKDGVNSNVVKLQPSKGGIHFNVAQLQPSKASNVIISTVHQVESLKGKMIESSNKDNCTITDAIDAVIQKSRTLANNVESNMSTFDGFTKPNLPDHTLSAGVYTDVRKSLVNTGIESLPSLTKMIKYGLLIPGKNVLSVLIKDKVHKASLTAAGKIQTPDGLVYSNSSQWLSTLSEGASIKKKKAYQRIMYSGRTLISICQCPTVHGTKFVQSGIRGTRQQLTTSKEVQVNEQELQLNKGNGLTAEERQLNEILTNCLVKLLKDSDLLPNSSLPENFWEADYAKLKLPISLWESVDDW; encoded by the exons ATGCAGAACCAAATTGTTTTTCCCATGGTTGAGCTACTTGTAAACACCTGCATAT gtAACCACATATCTGAAGCAAACATGGATAAGGCAGACTATGTTAATGATTCTGCAAGTGTTGTGACGGACACAACTGTGGACTCAGATGTCACTAGACAAGCTTCCCCGAAATTGTTGAACAATTTAAAAGG ATTGATGAATACGCCTGGCAGATGTTCAACAAGCAAAG ATGCCTATACACAATCAACAGCAACCTCTCCATTGATACCATTTCAAGTTTGTAATACAAAA GCAATGGACCAGTATACAGACAGCAGCTCAGAGATGTCAGAGCCCTTGATACCTTTGATATCTCAGAGAGCAGCCAACATAATACTATCAGGGTGTCCTGCAATCTCCACACATGTTGTACAG ACTAATTGCCAAGAGGAACAGTTTGAGGAAAGCCAGAGTCTACTTCCACAGGAACCATCTAAAACACCAGGACATGAAAGGCAGTACTTCAGCAGCATATCCACACAGAACCCTAGCAACCAGGTATTGTTTCTGAAGGGTCTGAAACTGTCTCAGTCCACTGGAAGTTCACAAGCAGCTGATTCAAGTGGATCCAAATCAAAGAGCAATAAatgtttgaaagaaaataaagaaaaaaactcCACAAACAATAACTGCTTTTACCAAAAACATTCATTTGAACAAAAAAGCAAGcctaaatacaaaacaaaaactagTGATGTTCAGTACTTTAACAAAAAAGGGAATCCAGAGTGCAATAATGAGACAGAAGTGGGTTTTTACAGCTCACAGAGATCTACTGGTGCAACTGTAGACCAAGCAGAACACATAGATAGGTTACAAAGCAGACTAGAACGCCTTGTTGACACACTGGATAAAGTTCCTCGAAAACag ATGCTGGTAATAGAAGCCTCTGTAAGCCAGTGCATCAGCAGTTTACAGAAAAATATTCATGGCAAGCTCCAGAAAGTGGAGTCTTATGCACAGAATGCag TCTTGATCAAGAGGCTGATCTGCACCATACAAACCAGTTTAATGAGGATAACAGAGTTGCACAAAAAGGAAAAATCATCACTGAGCCAGTGTATGTCCCAACAAGAACCTTCTCTCACACAGATCAGTACAAGGTGTTCAATCAATGAGCCTGGCCAAGGGGCACTGGATGACCTTGGGAAACGACAGGGCCGTGTTTTGGAGCAGCTGAAACGTCAGAAGGTCCTTGTAGACATACTGAAGTCTCACAAGAG TTCACTAACAAAAACTAGATGTGCAAAAACAAGACAAGTGGATGATGGAAAGAACACCAAATCAAAAGAAACTAACAAGCACATGTCTGCAACACTAGCTGGACCCAGTTGCGGCAATCAAATGCCAACAATTGGTGCCATTAAACTGGTGCAGTGTGAAAGTAGTAAAAAAGACGCTTTTAATATCACTGATCCAGATTTCAATGAAGAGGAGGTCAATGCAGTGCCCAGCGACATATATACAAGGAAGAAAATGGTTATGAATAGCTCTCAAGATGTCACTATTATACCAGATACTCAGGAAACTATGAGAACCAGTTGCAAGGATATGTTCTCACAAGATTGTTCTACACAGAGGGACAGTAAACAAAATGAACACAGTGGTTCCAGCAGATCCAAGAAAATCCTCTCCAGAAATCAAGAAAGCAATGATGATGGGAATGTAATAACGCAAAATGCTTCATCTGATATAGATAACAACATAACTACAGGCTTTTCACAGCTAGATAAGAATGAAACGCAAGTGTCTGTGGCAGAAATAAGGGAAGATCAGAGTTCATTGATGGAGGATGTTAATGATATGTCAGTTGAGCAGGATTTGTTTTCACCAGACCTAACTGACAATGAATATGAATGCCCTATGAACAAAAAGGACAAGGTAGCAGTTAACAAAGTCAGTCCTAAGAAAAATAATCTGAAAGATTCAGGTAAAGAAAAAAGGAAACTATCCCAAGAGGAAGTAGATACTTCTGTTAAGAAAATTAAACATGCTATTGACACAGATAAACTTGATACTCATTCACAGTCTAATTCGAGATCTGAAATGCTTTGGTTAACAATGCTTAGGTATAACACAAGCACTGTAGCCCACTCTCTGTCTTCTAGCAAACAGGCTGTTGTACCAAGACCTGGGTCGGAATCAACAACAAATGTGAACACTGCAACCCTAGTATGTGAAAGCAAAGCTGATAAAGACCATTGTCTAAAGAATCTAAACCTACCTTCCAGTCTGGATAGATTAAGTGAAAGTAGTACTAGGAAGGAAATAAAACAGACAGAAGACTATGAGAGATACCCTATGGATGAAATTGATAACAAATTACATAAGACTGTAAATAATTCACTTTCTGTAAACAGTGGAAATagttcacttgaaataaaaggAGGAAATAATTCACTCATTGTAAACAGTAGAGACATCAGTCCTCATTCGACTATGGCTTTGCAATCACCAGAAGCAAACAATAGGAACAATGTGTCTGTTACCATGGAAACCATGATGTCACCTCAAAGTCATACATTGCCTGGAGAAACGTGGGAGAACTTGTCACCCACTTGCACTTCTATGAGCTCAGACGTGTTTGTAGTGAAAACAAGAGATCTGGCACAAAGATTCAGGCAAAGAAATGAACTGGTAAAACACAGCCAGGCCATGCAGCCAAGTAAGGATGGGGTGAACTCTAATGTTGTAAAATTGCAGCCTAGTAAGGGTGGGATCCACTTTAATGTTGCACAATTACAGCCAAGCAAAGCATCAAATGTAATAATATCTACTGTGCATCAGGTTGAGTCATTGAAGGGGAAAATGATTGAATCAAGCAATAAAGATAACTGTACCATCACTGATGCTATTGATGCAGTTATTCAGAAGTCACGAACATTGGCTAACAATGTGGAGTCAAACATGAGCACATTTGATGGTTTTACAAAACCTAACTTACCTGACCATACACTATCTGCGGGTGTATACACAGATGTTAGAAAGTCATTAGTCAATACTGGAATAGAGAGCCTTCCTAGCCTGACAAAGATGATCAAGTACGGTCTTCTTATCCCAGGAAAAAATGTGCTAAGTGTTCTCATAAAG GACAAGGTACACAAAGCCTCGCTCACCGCTGCAGGTAAGATACAGACCCCAGATGGACTGGTATATTCAAACAGCTCTCAATGGCTGTCAACTCTGTCAGAAGGGGCAAGCATAAAGAAAAAGAAGGCATATCAAAGG ATAATGTACAGTGGCAGAACCCTTATTTCCATCTGTCAGTGTCCCACTGTCCACGGTACCAAGTTTGTCCAGTCAGGAATCAGAGGTACAAGGCAACAACTGACAACAAGCAAAGAAGTTCAGGTCAACGAACAAGAACTGCAACTGAACAAGGGGAATGGATTGACAGCTGAAGAAAGGCAGTTGAATGAGATTTTGACAAACTGTTTAGTAAAGCTCTTAAAAGACTCTGATCTTCTTCCAAACAGTAGTTTACCAGAGAATTTCTGGGAAGCTGATTATGCAAAACTGAAGTTGCCAATTAGTTTATGGGAATCTGTAGATGATTGGTAA